The following are encoded in a window of Candidatus Fluviicola riflensis genomic DNA:
- a CDS encoding nucleotidyltransferase — protein sequence MKVIVPMAGRGSRLRPHTLTVPKPLVPVGGKPIVHRLVEDIAALCSEPIEEIGFVIGDFGADIEAELIKVAEKLGAKGRIFYQDKPLGTAHAVLCAAALLEGPVVVAFADTLFRANFKIDPNADGILWVKQIEDPSAFGVIKMNDQGEIIDFVEKPKEFVSDLAMIGIYYFKDGEALKTELNFLVENGIIKSGEYQLPDALRRMTEKGKRFKPGEVQEWLDCGNKEVTVITNQRVLEYDYEKGIEMMDPSAKLLNSVVIPPCFIGKDVILENSVVGPHVSLGKGSLVTNSIIKNSILQQYSIIVDANLKDSMLGSHSKYKGLARDLSLSDYSIIS from the coding sequence ATGAAAGTAATCGTACCCATGGCGGGCCGCGGAAGCCGACTCAGACCGCATACACTCACTGTTCCCAAACCATTGGTTCCCGTTGGCGGAAAGCCGATTGTGCACCGTTTGGTGGAAGATATTGCCGCTTTGTGCAGCGAACCGATTGAAGAAATCGGGTTTGTAATCGGTGATTTCGGTGCGGATATTGAGGCCGAACTGATCAAGGTAGCTGAAAAATTAGGCGCAAAAGGCCGCATTTTTTACCAGGATAAACCGTTGGGAACCGCTCACGCTGTATTGTGTGCCGCAGCCTTGCTCGAAGGTCCGGTAGTGGTGGCTTTTGCCGATACGCTGTTCCGCGCTAACTTTAAAATTGATCCCAATGCCGACGGGATTTTGTGGGTAAAACAAATTGAAGATCCAAGCGCTTTCGGCGTGATCAAAATGAACGACCAAGGCGAGATCATCGACTTTGTAGAGAAACCGAAGGAATTTGTTTCGGACCTGGCCATGATCGGAATCTATTATTTCAAAGACGGTGAGGCGCTCAAGACAGAATTAAACTTCCTGGTTGAAAACGGCATCATCAAAAGTGGTGAATACCAATTACCGGATGCTTTGCGCCGCATGACCGAAAAAGGCAAACGTTTTAAACCGGGAGAAGTGCAGGAATGGCTCGATTGCGGAAACAAGGAAGTAACCGTAATCACCAATCAGCGCGTGCTGGAATACGATTACGAAAAAGGCATCGAAATGATGGACCCATCAGCAAAATTGCTCAACTCGGTGGTAATTCCACCTTGTTTTATCGGTAAAGATGTGATCCTCGAAAACTCGGTTGTTGGCCCGCACGTTTCGCTCGGAAAAGGCTCATTAGTAACCAATTCCATCATTAAAAACAGTATCTTGCAACAATATTCCATCATTGTGGATGCCAATTTAAAAGATTCCATGTTAGGTTCTCATTCCAAGTACAAAGGTTTGGCAAGGGATTTGAGCTTAAGTGATTATTCAATTATCAGTTAA
- a CDS encoding deoxyuridine 5'-triphosphate nucleotidohydrolase: MSINIRNQSTNELPEYATNGAAGMDIRAYLTEAVTLQPLERRLIPTGLFLEIPLGFEVQIRPRSGLAYKHGITVLNSPGTIDSDYRGEVGVLLVNLSNEAFVIENGERIAQMVVAAHEQASWKEVSELSDTDRGAGGFGSTGKH, translated from the coding sequence ATTTCAATCAATATCCGCAATCAATCGACCAACGAGTTGCCCGAATACGCCACCAACGGTGCTGCGGGCATGGACATTCGTGCTTATTTAACCGAAGCCGTTACACTTCAGCCGCTGGAACGACGCTTAATTCCCACAGGATTATTCCTTGAAATTCCATTGGGCTTCGAAGTACAGATTCGCCCAAGAAGCGGACTCGCTTACAAACACGGAATTACGGTACTCAACTCACCCGGAACCATCGATTCGGATTACCGAGGTGAAGTCGGCGTATTGCTTGTGAACCTTTCCAATGAAGCATTCGTGATCGAAAACGGTGAACGCATTGCCCAAATGGTTGTAGCAGCACACGAGCAGGCTTCGTGGAAAGAGGTCTCGGAATTATCGGATACCGATCGCGGTGCTGGCGGATTCGGAAGTACCGGAAAACACTAA